The Dioscorea cayenensis subsp. rotundata cultivar TDr96_F1 chromosome 11, TDr96_F1_v2_PseudoChromosome.rev07_lg8_w22 25.fasta, whole genome shotgun sequence genomic interval GAAATTTCAGCATTGGATTGCTTGAGCAGAAACAAAATTTTGGCCATCTAACTGCAGAAATTCAATGTAAGTTTGAGCAGCATTCTCTTATATCTCTTAGttcacatatgcatatatatatatatattaacgtAACAAGACTTAGCATGAAAATGGTCTAAGAGTGAAAATTGAGGGAaagttgggttttttttaaaaaaaaaaactggagtTAGAGCATACCCTTTGGTTTATCTTTACTGCAGAAATCATAGCATTTGTTCATGGTTATTCTTACTCAACTCAATTAACCAATCAATTTTCATGACCCATTTAGCTTTTGAACCCTATTGTCTTATGTAAATTAGAATCCTTCACATTGATGCAGGCTTACGTGACACAAGAAAATGTTCTGCTTGGGACTCTGACAGTCAGAGAGACCATCACTTACTCAGCTCACTTGAGGCTTCCTACCACTATGAGAAAGAAGAGGTGCAAGCTGCAGTGGAACGCATCCTAAATGTTGCATGTGTAATGgagttttaatgttgttttgataCAAGTGTTTGTATTATACTACATGATTTCCAATGTATATATAGGGCATCTATATGTATTGTTAATTCAAtaggatgatttttgtttggtaattcaaaaatttttttaactagtgcaattaaaaaattaaattaaattaatttcatataaattatttttttcacagattaaacaAAAAGCGTGCAGAAAATCAgaataaaaagttttattaaaaagcaTCGCAAATACCGTGAAAAAAAGTATAAGTATATAATATCGTCTAAAAAAATTATCGCCAAAATCTTGAACCAATAAAAACATTGCTAAAAATAGTCTGGGATGTAGAATCAAAAGTCCGTGCCAAACATTGATGGTGATGGTTGgcatgataataaaaaaaccgTCCGAAAAACAGATGATAAAGTTAGgtcaagattaaaaaaacagtGCTAAAAATGTATTTTGTGATTAGTCTATATAAGACGGTTAATTTTTGGTGCCAAATACAGTACTAAAACCagtttggcatggtttttaaCCCCATTTCCGTGCCAATTTTACCGTGCCGATTTGGgatttttgttgtagtgtttgATATCTAAATACAACAGTGAAACATTATCTAGCAGTCAATTTCCGTGcttgtgaaaaaataataaataatgagagaaagaaatagGTACTCTTTGTGATTCTTGGAAGAAGATCAGGAACGCAAAAAGAATTTCAGAAAATTagttcatttaaaattttgcacTTCAATTGAGGTATTTCTACTCGAGTGATCAAATGAAAAGAGAATACGCTTACCAGCATAAGTTGTGGCAGGATTATACTCATTCCGCACCACCTTATCACCATCAGCATACCACGCAATATTATCCCCTTGCTGGAACTCCCCTTCactacaataagaaaaaaattaataatcaccTCTAAATCCAAGAACACCAACAACAGATCTACAACATCTAAACCAGATCCATATTTCCTCACCTCAATGGCCGAAACCTCACGGTAACAGAGATACTATCCACTTCCCCAGATCTCGCAGCCTCGTTCAACTCCTCAACAATCTCATCTGCAAAAGCAAACCCAGCGGGAGCATCATTTCGGCCGCGGTTCGGGGTAGTAGATCGTGGTATACcataaaaatgagaggaaatggAGGAGGGTGAAGAGCAGGGCATGAACCTACCATTCATGAAAGAAGACAAAGATGAGGAGAATGAGGTCAACGAAATAGAGCTCAGTGAGGGTTTTCAGTATCCGAATGGCGAGCTACACGATGTCGAAGGCCCCCCCATGGGTGGAGCTTGAGATGTAGATCAAAGCAAGGGGGTGGGTGAGAGGGTGGAGTGGAGTGAAGGAAAATCTAAGGTTGGATGTCACATGCTTGTAAGTGTAAATGGGTGAAAGCATCTGAAAGCAGTGTGGACGGGTTAAAATACTATATGCATTTTTTAAgttatagtttttatataaaattgtaaatatttactTATAGTATAGCAATCAACATGGAtctttttaaatagttaattttaatgatttaatttttttagctaTGTTTTGAGTTAGTTTGGACTTGTAATAAATCATAGCATTTTGTGCAcgttaaatatattttttttaattgacaaaAAGAGAATTGAACCAATATGGGggaaattccaaaaaaaaatttcaccaaAAGACCACTTTTTTCGTCCTATAACCAATATGTGGTGATACTCACACCCATGCAAAACATGAGCATTCCACCTCGCTACTCTAATTAAGAAGTTTAGATTAAACTACTTGGCTTCATTAAAATTGCTAGACAGCTTTATTAcgttgttatgatttatttataaataataaaataaaataaacatatttagttaattttaaagcataaaaatttataaattaactGCTAAATTTAGTCATTATAGCccaactttcttgtagtgaggTCAATACAtgaacatacatacatacatacataaatacatatatataatgatgcACCTATATACAAATGGTTGCAGCttaacatatgtatatatatatatatatatcaccaaGGCAAGGGCGGAACCAAAGGGAGGTTAGCAGGGGCTGAGGCCCCCCTCGGCGTTGgagagaatattttttaaacaatataagattgggaaaattactgttcacccctcgtaattttcaaaacttcccaaaaaccccctcctacttttacacaccacggacagcccttccgttagtgtttaacttcccttttaccccctaccgttcacttcaaatgggtccatgttgtgaaatccaaTTTTTGGCCCTGGCATTTTCGtcggaaaggaaagcgccaaatcacatcatgttcaaccttttgaagggctttctgcttggtttctgatagacaatgccaaggagttgcattacatcttgttgttctcctcattatcatacccgaaatatataaatcggtttctcgagcagaaaaatgaaattgatttccatcggattggtcaagtgcacttcatcttcaaatgaaatgtagtcgatttttattgtcgaggcggagcatgtgccattatcgtcttctcgtttatggttgtagaagttgtattacgacgagaagaaaGCGATAATTActgacgagttcatttcgttgtaaagttcttctcgtttatggttatctatttgtatatttttaaataatgtttaactatttgctattatccgtttaaatatttttactaatatgtttaataattgtcatatccgggttttaatacttcccatctccgtttaacattatctttacatgtataactattcataaagcgtgtaaattctcaaagtctctgcgtaaaagcggtgatctttttcgtttgatctgaattgttggcatgtgcgCGTGGCGAGTGGCGAGGGTTATAGTATCCGTGCGtgagaattaatgacggcattaattcttatgcacgcgtaacataaatttccgaacacccgttcgttctcatcgatcgatgtcgggCACCGtgtcgtttaactttttttctggaTACGAAGAGTCGACtcgcttgtggacttcacaccataaataaccgggaagaaccctccccatggacagaccactcctcgtcgtcctcatcatcctcctcctcctcctcctcttcctcctcttcccatggacaaccactctatctgaaaggatgtttcgtgagccttcttccttatcttgagaatcgattagccgtaatcaccgaactagttaaactatctttttttctGTCGAGCGAAATCCTctcataattgcctgaatgcggaggattctccagtggtggatgacgggaaagcgattaagagagcatttcgacttgggtaagaaaagaaagttttcacgtattgcgtgattgcggaggattctctagaggaggagatcatgaaaacatcctttaaagaCGGGGattgacatttaccactgagaCTTTTACATTGCCGTTTAAGAAAATGACGCGATAGCTGACATGcttacgttacgtgtttaactactcgggatcttcgtttaagtcctaccatgacacattgattaatagtcggtttcatgaatgtgtgttgtttaacctttttaatgttatacGTTTTgcggggttcaagttgatgcgcttgttatcTGCAGctcgtgagcattcgaatgtctgagacacttgtttcAGTTATCacgggtcgagtcgtgagtgtccaaagtccgagcggacgttgtaaatgttgtaaatgttgtaaatctttgtaaatgttgtaaatgttgtaaatcttttataaataaaagcgaaacaatcGTGATTTGTTGTGAACTAcgaaatttaagcagagacttagtaaaaacaatgtgggaaacaaaaaagcgtcattgtaaacaatagaaaaagttaaacaatactcaagttactctttaaacaatgacacggtgtttaagaaaatacgtaaatatgttttaagcaGATGAccggggaggtacccatctagcagcGCGATGTCGATTGAAAGcgttcaatttaaacaataacatattatttacatgatatagactttagttaaacatttaaccgttattttaaacactatatgtatctgtttaaacgtaaaaagcttgacgtttacacagagactcatgttgagttgagaactttcattcgagcgatga includes:
- the LOC120272376 gene encoding kinesin-like protein KIN-7D, mitochondrial, which translates into the protein MNDEIVEELNEAARSGEVDSISVTVRFRPLSEGEFQQGDNIAWYADGDKVVRNEYNPATTYAVRWPKFCFCSSNPMLKFLRGSPIILKIIIVQVLDRSNPSQNSIAVVLLLSIPSC